In Vibrio japonicus, one DNA window encodes the following:
- the queC gene encoding 7-cyano-7-deazaguanine synthase QueC, producing MRKAVVVFSGGQDSTTCLVKALKEFDEVHAITFDYGQRHKLEIEVAQSLAKELGVKAHKVMDVGLLNELAISSLTRDDIPVSHELQENGLPNSFVPGRNILFLTLAGIYAYQIGAQTIITGVCETDFSGYPDCRDAFVKAMNTALVQGMDRDLDIATPLMWLNKAETWALADQNDALQLVREKTLTCYNGIIGDGCGDCPSCELRKIGLNDYLNDRKAVMAELIRKQQSTK from the coding sequence ATGAGAAAAGCCGTTGTTGTATTTAGTGGTGGTCAGGACTCGACGACCTGTCTTGTAAAAGCACTAAAAGAGTTCGATGAAGTCCATGCAATTACGTTTGATTATGGTCAGCGCCATAAGCTCGAAATTGAAGTTGCACAAAGCCTAGCGAAAGAGCTCGGTGTAAAGGCGCATAAGGTCATGGATGTTGGTTTACTCAATGAGTTGGCTATCAGCTCACTAACGCGTGACGACATTCCCGTTTCTCATGAGTTACAGGAAAATGGTTTACCGAACTCATTTGTGCCAGGGCGCAATATTTTGTTCCTGACACTGGCAGGTATCTATGCGTATCAAATTGGCGCACAGACCATCATCACTGGCGTATGCGAAACGGACTTTTCAGGATACCCAGATTGCCGTGATGCGTTTGTCAAAGCGATGAATACCGCATTAGTACAAGGTATGGATCGCGACTTGGATATCGCTACTCCACTTATGTGGCTTAATAAAGCGGAGACATGGGCACTTGCAGACCAGAATGATGCTTTGCAACTGGTACGTGAAAAAACGTTAACTTGTTACAACGGCATTATCGGCGATGGCTGTGGTGATTGTCCGTCGTGTGAACTTCGAAAAATAGGTCTTAACGACTACCTCAACGATCGCAAAGCTGTCATGGCTGAGCTTATACGTAAGCAGCAGTCGACAAAGTAA
- a CDS encoding VCBS domain-containing protein, with the protein MSAYVALVSLASGQKVVVDTNGVVRTLLEGELPKPGEVILDRGQELGHESTLNVELIGEDGVPQGISDDVEEIFAALEQGQDPTQLGEDFAAAAGQQVSSSATLAGTIVRNGEETIASTEFSTEGLLALGLSETQSVSLIAQYPLLQENVVAVETNSNPDGLDLSLTTLEDQPITGKLTASDTDGDNVTFSEGNPPSNGLLAVDENGNWTYTPNPNFNGEDSFTVIVSDGNGGTDTIVVNVGVTPVDDDSDITIDSDAGNRDTGSVTEDVAVTGGNLTTTGTVTLNDADGDGAFGTPVFDAANSTVTEELGSLSIDENGEWTYTVNNDAVQYLDANESETVTYTIPTADGADTQTITITIHGANDGAKITGDDSGSVTEDAAETTATGTLLASDVDNTDNVFQAQADAAGQYGTFRVDANGKWTYVLDNGNETVDALNVDETLTETFTVKSEDGTEQVVTITIHGANDGAKITGDDSGSVTEDAAETTATGTLLASDVDNTDNVFQAQADAAASTARSVWMRTASGPTCWITATRRSMR; encoded by the coding sequence ATGAGTGCATACGTAGCTTTAGTTAGTTTAGCAAGTGGTCAAAAAGTAGTAGTTGATACTAATGGTGTAGTTCGGACTTTGTTGGAGGGTGAACTTCCAAAACCAGGAGAAGTGATTCTGGATAGAGGCCAAGAACTCGGTCATGAATCTACCCTAAATGTAGAGCTTATCGGTGAAGATGGAGTGCCTCAGGGTATTTCTGATGACGTTGAAGAAATTTTTGCCGCTCTTGAACAAGGACAAGATCCGACTCAACTAGGAGAGGATTTTGCTGCCGCAGCAGGACAGCAAGTCAGTTCAAGTGCGACCTTAGCTGGTACTATTGTACGAAATGGCGAAGAAACCATTGCATCCACAGAATTCTCAACAGAAGGCTTGTTAGCCCTTGGCCTTTCTGAAACTCAAAGCGTCTCACTCATTGCACAATACCCGCTTCTTCAAGAAAACGTTGTCGCTGTTGAAACCAACTCAAACCCAGATGGCTTAGATCTAAGCCTGACAACATTGGAAGACCAACCCATTACAGGCAAACTGACTGCTAGTGACACTGATGGTGACAATGTCACCTTTTCAGAAGGGAACCCGCCAAGTAATGGTTTGCTTGCCGTTGATGAAAATGGCAATTGGACCTATACGCCGAACCCAAACTTTAATGGTGAAGACAGCTTTACAGTAATTGTGTCTGACGGTAACGGTGGTACAGACACCATTGTTGTGAATGTTGGGGTTACGCCTGTCGATGACGACTCAGACATCACCATCGATTCCGACGCTGGCAACCGCGATACAGGCAGCGTGACGGAAGACGTTGCGGTGACTGGCGGCAACCTAACCACGACGGGCACCGTGACTCTGAACGATGCGGACGGCGATGGCGCGTTCGGCACGCCAGTGTTCGATGCGGCCAACTCAACCGTGACGGAAGAGCTGGGCAGCTTAAGCATCGACGAGAATGGCGAGTGGACCTACACCGTGAATAACGACGCGGTGCAGTACCTGGATGCGAATGAAAGCGAGACGGTGACGTACACCATCCCGACGGCGGATGGCGCAGATACACAAACCATCACCATCACCATCCATGGTGCGAACGACGGCGCGAAAATCACAGGCGATGATAGCGGCAGCGTGACCGAAGACGCGGCGGAGACCACCGCGACGGGCACCTTGCTCGCAAGCGACGTGGACAACACCGACAACGTGTTCCAGGCGCAAGCCGATGCGGCGGGCCAGTACGGCACGTTCCGTGTGGATGCGAACGGCAAGTGGACCTACGTGCTGGATAACGGCAACGAGACGGTCGATGCGTTGAACGTGGACGAGACACTGACAGAAACCTTCACGGTGAAATCGGAAGACGGCACCGAGCAGGTGGTGACCATCACCATCCATGGTGCGAACGACGGCGCGAAAATCACAGGCGATGATAGCGGCAGCGTGACCGAAGACGCGGCGGAGACCACCGCGACGGGCACCTTGCTCGCAAGCGACGTGGACAACACCGACAACGTGTTCCAGGCGCAAGCCGATGCGGCGGCCAGTACGGCACGTTCCGTGTGGATGCGAACGGCAAGTGGACCTACGTGCTGGATAACGGCAACGAGACGGTCGATGCGTTGA
- a CDS encoding tetratricopeptide repeat-containing diguanylate cyclase, translating to MKRLSIRILAAALLSISLTTSAQDDLSNWEAAYHEVLAQDEQRALAMLQDRYNALPPGIEKLYISSKIHGYMTLRGQPYFGNALTYDPEYSGLEQSLIEALNKEEQLDFDAAIKEYVSLLKYSIESQQLEGEVLFEYHLCRVLNRRGQFSQASLYCTSLHDHLNNTSFSILPRYRALHVIGNNYDFTGEYQKALDVFKEYLSSIPEHVDPSGVYNDSALVLSNLGKIELAKEYLQVAINQRTETASQLELAQSHYNMGDILLAEGDFEDAIEHFQKTESIVQYFNYLYGLTYAQLGLGKAHIELGKFNSGNKYLLDALESASIQGNDQIRGEIYLALAKGHQKQNKYILAEDFSSNANALADRINSEHLKGLALQSLASIAEDQGKYRQALTHYQEFVKIELDKRDKKHQSAYLALDSERQKYARIQQDIAFTQKNLEQKQKIEQMSSENKLLYLVIACLILLLFGSYYTRRKMVKVAEMDLLTGAWTRAAAIRNIKKLPRTRDDNHKHLVILFDLDDFKQINDAYGHPTGDIALSHVSKLVKGQLSPRDIFARLGGEEFAVVIKNIDELDVKEKVENLHAAIAQTAFEAENHEKLNITASFSYLSTSKSLADFDDLYSILDQALYQVKKSGKNQIIDAFNEPITLSTAAYV from the coding sequence ATGAAACGTCTATCTATTAGAATTTTAGCTGCTGCCCTACTTTCCATCTCTTTAACTACATCTGCACAAGATGATTTGAGCAACTGGGAGGCTGCTTATCATGAAGTCTTAGCTCAAGACGAGCAACGTGCATTGGCCATGTTACAAGATCGGTATAACGCGCTACCTCCGGGGATCGAAAAACTCTACATAAGTTCGAAAATCCATGGGTATATGACCTTAAGAGGTCAGCCATATTTTGGTAATGCACTTACCTATGATCCGGAATACTCCGGTTTAGAGCAAAGCTTAATAGAGGCGTTAAACAAAGAAGAACAATTAGATTTTGACGCCGCAATTAAAGAATACGTTTCATTACTTAAGTACTCTATTGAATCCCAACAACTCGAAGGTGAAGTACTTTTCGAATACCACCTTTGCCGAGTTTTAAACCGTCGCGGCCAATTTAGCCAAGCCTCGTTATATTGCACGTCATTGCACGATCACCTAAATAATACTTCCTTTTCTATTTTGCCCCGCTACCGCGCACTCCACGTCATTGGAAACAACTATGACTTTACTGGGGAATACCAAAAAGCGTTAGACGTCTTTAAAGAATACCTATCAAGCATACCAGAACACGTCGATCCGTCTGGGGTATACAACGACTCTGCACTGGTACTGAGTAATTTGGGCAAGATTGAGTTGGCAAAAGAATATCTGCAAGTCGCAATTAATCAAAGAACGGAAACAGCCTCACAGCTAGAACTGGCACAATCTCATTACAATATGGGAGATATTTTACTCGCTGAAGGTGACTTTGAAGACGCTATTGAACACTTTCAAAAAACAGAAAGTATCGTCCAGTATTTTAATTATCTCTACGGGTTAACTTATGCTCAGTTAGGCTTGGGAAAAGCGCACATAGAGTTGGGCAAATTTAACTCTGGCAATAAATACTTACTTGATGCCTTAGAATCCGCATCTATCCAAGGAAATGATCAGATTAGAGGCGAAATATATCTCGCTCTAGCCAAAGGGCATCAAAAACAAAACAAATACATTTTGGCCGAGGACTTTTCTAGCAATGCTAACGCCCTCGCAGATCGTATTAACAGCGAGCACCTAAAGGGATTGGCATTACAGAGTCTCGCCAGTATCGCTGAAGATCAGGGCAAATACCGCCAAGCCCTAACCCACTACCAAGAGTTTGTTAAGATCGAATTAGACAAACGAGATAAGAAGCACCAATCAGCGTATCTCGCTCTGGACTCAGAAAGACAAAAATACGCCCGCATACAGCAAGACATCGCTTTCACCCAAAAAAACCTGGAACAGAAACAAAAAATTGAGCAAATGAGCTCAGAAAACAAACTCCTTTATTTAGTTATCGCTTGTTTAATACTGCTGCTATTCGGCTCTTATTATACCCGTCGCAAAATGGTCAAAGTGGCTGAGATGGATCTGTTGACGGGAGCATGGACTCGCGCTGCTGCTATCCGCAACATTAAAAAGCTACCAAGAACCCGCGATGACAACCATAAACACCTCGTCATTCTGTTCGATTTAGACGATTTTAAACAAATCAATGATGCTTATGGACACCCGACTGGGGATATCGCGTTATCACATGTGTCGAAATTGGTGAAAGGTCAATTATCGCCTCGTGATATTTTTGCGCGCTTAGGTGGGGAAGAATTTGCCGTTGTGATTAAAAACATAGATGAGTTGGATGTAAAAGAAAAAGTCGAAAACCTGCATGCAGCGATCGCTCAAACGGCCTTCGAAGCGGAGAACCACGAGAAACTCAACATTACTGCGAGTTTCTCATACCTGAGTACTTCAAAATCGTTGGCTGATTTTGATGATCTCTACTCTATTTTGGATCAAGCGCTATACCAAGTGAAAAAATCGGGCAAAAATCAAATTATCGACGCTTTCAATGAACCCATTACTTTGTCGACTGCTGCTTACGTATAA
- a CDS encoding bifunctional NUDIX hydrolase/phosphatase PAP2 family protein, with protein MLRQLFFLILCSALFSTSPLSVAKTTYDGVKGAACIIRVDDKLVLVHEVLTQKLSLPAGRVEPGENPAIAAQRETWEEAGLVVSVKGELGRAEDAIFYDCVSDSDIISFQFNNSYNGLELPIWFAPHYGVETSSAMLVDPTNIPLEQYRFPEQRDLLVKLLHQASNQHVTYVGTLIDAAPSFNQIELGWLLQFQSTIHSLSYGLSEAVHRAIISGNLLAEPVLLIIFIPLVYMFYGKGFLCRALFVTSITALMTSIAQQGFAFPRPHVYLPATDLMQTYGFSFPNTPAALWVALGVLILNESKKLGMNRYTFSFMILVAWLGLAQFYTGSSFIIDVASGALVGFLTSWHAVRLESKQNVDAVSLLSSRYVWIMLLLIGGGMLIAWPSLTVGYWFSFIFASFILLNSIEKYRSTIKPVTALFLIIALLVVNFAISIAGTYVSHSSALSLVFEILRYPLLMALFALSIRTKALDQ; from the coding sequence GTGTTGAGACAGTTGTTTTTTCTCATTCTCTGTTCTGCTTTATTCTCCACTTCTCCGCTATCCGTAGCGAAGACAACATACGACGGAGTGAAAGGGGCTGCATGCATTATTCGCGTGGACGACAAGTTGGTGTTGGTACATGAGGTATTAACGCAAAAGTTGTCTTTGCCTGCGGGTAGAGTTGAGCCTGGTGAAAACCCAGCTATTGCTGCCCAACGAGAAACATGGGAAGAGGCTGGGTTGGTGGTCAGCGTCAAGGGTGAGCTTGGTCGTGCAGAAGATGCCATCTTTTATGACTGTGTTTCAGACTCGGACATCATCTCATTTCAATTCAACAATAGTTACAATGGCTTAGAATTACCGATTTGGTTTGCACCACATTATGGTGTTGAAACTTCTTCCGCTATGCTTGTTGACCCAACGAACATTCCTTTGGAGCAGTACCGATTTCCAGAGCAAAGAGATCTGCTGGTAAAACTTCTTCATCAAGCGAGTAACCAGCATGTTACCTATGTTGGTACCTTGATTGACGCTGCGCCAAGCTTTAATCAGATTGAGTTGGGCTGGTTATTACAATTTCAGAGCACAATACACTCGTTGTCTTATGGATTAAGTGAGGCAGTGCATCGTGCCATCATCAGTGGCAATCTGTTGGCGGAGCCTGTTCTGCTCATTATTTTTATCCCTCTGGTTTATATGTTTTACGGTAAGGGTTTTCTTTGTAGAGCACTGTTTGTGACAAGTATTACGGCACTAATGACGTCAATAGCTCAACAAGGCTTTGCGTTTCCGCGTCCGCATGTTTACCTACCAGCTACTGATTTAATGCAAACTTACGGTTTCAGCTTCCCCAATACACCAGCCGCGCTTTGGGTTGCTTTGGGTGTGCTTATTCTCAATGAGAGTAAGAAGCTGGGCATGAATCGATATACGTTTTCTTTCATGATATTGGTCGCTTGGCTAGGCTTAGCACAGTTCTATACCGGTTCATCGTTCATCATCGACGTTGCATCAGGCGCGCTCGTTGGTTTTCTTACTTCATGGCATGCTGTTCGATTGGAAAGCAAACAAAATGTTGACGCCGTATCCCTTCTCTCTTCGCGTTATGTTTGGATCATGCTGTTACTTATTGGTGGAGGGATGCTAATTGCTTGGCCAAGCCTTACAGTCGGGTACTGGTTTTCCTTTATTTTCGCGTCTTTTATACTCCTGAATTCGATTGAAAAATATCGTTCAACGATAAAACCAGTGACGGCTCTGTTTTTGATTATTGCCTTGTTAGTCGTGAACTTCGCTATTTCCATTGCAGGAACCTATGTCTCCCATAGCTCTGCTTTAAGCTTAGTATTTGAGATTCTACGCTACCCATTACTGATGGCGTTGTTTGCACTATCAATACGAACAAAGGCCTTAGATCAATGA
- a CDS encoding GNAT family N-acetyltransferase, with product MIRAANQSDLDQLNELMYLLHAEHHQQCPEHFKTAEEIEQEKSIARYLDNPECLVFVACEHDQIVGFVSGHFCELVSVVSKPVQMGSIDELYVLPESRKQGTAKALLEKMESTFIDYGVQQMFVEVWHFNQNALALYENQGFGHHIHWLRKPLN from the coding sequence ATGATCAGAGCCGCTAACCAATCAGATTTAGACCAGCTAAATGAACTGATGTACCTCTTGCATGCTGAGCACCATCAGCAGTGCCCAGAACACTTTAAAACCGCAGAAGAGATTGAACAGGAAAAAAGTATCGCTCGCTATTTGGATAACCCAGAGTGCTTGGTGTTTGTTGCGTGTGAGCATGATCAAATCGTAGGTTTTGTCTCAGGTCATTTTTGTGAATTGGTATCGGTAGTCAGTAAACCCGTTCAAATGGGCAGTATTGATGAATTGTATGTTTTGCCTGAGTCTAGGAAGCAGGGAACCGCAAAAGCACTGCTTGAGAAAATGGAATCAACCTTTATCGACTATGGTGTTCAGCAGATGTTTGTTGAAGTCTGGCACTTTAACCAGAATGCGCTGGCACTCTACGAGAATCAGGGTTTCGGACATCACATACATTGGTTGAGGAAACCATTAAATTAA
- a CDS encoding TolC family outer membrane protein, translating to MKLIKLKVLSCAVALSFPAFSQTLEQSVAYTITHSPEIKAAYNEFKTKVYESSASTGAYLPQLDLDAGIGYEDVDLASGTENELTRKEATLSLTQLIWDGSNTINDIDRTAAEAESVRYQLLSDAQDIALQVSKTYLDVIKAEEVLSLSENNLTVHEDIHSDIKRRVESGIGSTADMSQVDGRLARAKSNLIAAQNNLLDVKTQFKRLVGQAPEDLTFPRADQTALPLSVEQATQLAFQNHPVIKISQVDVDSARFQHQQSKSANLPTFSIEANQTWRDDAGGIEGSSEELSAMLRMRYNLYNGGSDANRSKSTAYQLNKAKDLRDRTFRSVEEGLNLSWSALYMTTQQKEFLANHVDSASDTVVAYRKQYRIGKRTLLDLLNTENELFEARKNYLDAKYDEQYAKYRVMNATGNLLDALRVDTPKEWNEAIEY from the coding sequence GTGAAGTTGATTAAGTTGAAAGTACTAAGTTGCGCAGTGGCACTTAGCTTTCCTGCCTTTAGTCAAACGTTAGAGCAGTCGGTCGCATACACCATTACCCACAGCCCTGAAATTAAAGCTGCTTACAATGAATTTAAAACTAAAGTTTATGAGTCAAGTGCTTCGACAGGCGCTTACTTGCCTCAATTAGATCTTGATGCTGGTATTGGCTACGAAGATGTCGATCTCGCGTCTGGGACAGAAAACGAATTAACTCGTAAAGAGGCAACGCTTTCTCTTACTCAATTGATTTGGGATGGTTCTAACACAATAAACGACATCGACCGCACCGCTGCAGAAGCGGAATCAGTACGTTATCAACTGCTATCTGACGCGCAAGACATTGCACTCCAAGTGTCTAAAACATATTTAGATGTCATTAAAGCGGAAGAAGTCCTTTCTTTGTCAGAAAACAATCTCACTGTACACGAAGATATTCACAGTGACATAAAAAGGCGTGTCGAGTCAGGTATAGGATCGACCGCAGATATGTCCCAAGTTGACGGTCGTCTTGCTAGAGCCAAAAGTAATCTGATCGCCGCTCAAAACAACTTGCTAGACGTAAAGACACAATTTAAACGCCTTGTTGGTCAAGCACCTGAAGACCTCACATTTCCTCGTGCCGATCAAACCGCGCTGCCCCTATCAGTAGAGCAAGCAACGCAATTAGCGTTTCAGAATCACCCTGTGATTAAAATTTCTCAAGTCGATGTTGACTCAGCAAGATTCCAGCATCAGCAATCAAAAAGCGCTAACCTCCCAACGTTCTCCATAGAAGCTAATCAGACATGGCGTGATGATGCAGGCGGGATTGAGGGCTCTAGTGAAGAGCTATCCGCAATGTTACGAATGCGCTACAACCTTTACAACGGTGGCTCTGATGCCAATCGTTCTAAGAGCACGGCTTATCAATTGAATAAAGCAAAAGATCTGCGTGACAGAACATTTCGTTCAGTAGAAGAAGGGTTAAACCTTTCTTGGAGCGCGCTCTATATGACCACGCAACAGAAAGAGTTCTTAGCCAACCATGTAGATTCAGCTTCAGATACTGTTGTTGCATACAGAAAACAATATCGCATCGGTAAGCGTACGTTACTCGATCTACTGAATACAGAAAATGAGTTGTTTGAAGCGCGTAAAAATTACCTAGATGCAAAATACGATGAGCAGTACGCCAAATATCGCGTAATGAATGCGACTGGTAATTTGCTGGATGCTTTGAGAGTGGATACACCTAAAGAATGGAACGAGGCAATAGAGTATTAA
- a CDS encoding DUF2750 domain-containing protein produces MSKLTSDIQANLELFVAETKENNLVWGLRNEEGWLSCDSTEFENSEVMPFWSAKEDAEAHNVEEWADFKVLEIPLDIFVEDWLLTLSEDGVLVGTNWNAQLEGREMEPSDLAKMYLD; encoded by the coding sequence ATGAGCAAATTAACTTCAGACATTCAAGCAAACTTGGAACTATTCGTTGCTGAAACCAAAGAAAACAATTTGGTTTGGGGCTTACGTAACGAAGAAGGCTGGTTGTCATGCGATTCTACTGAGTTTGAAAATAGTGAAGTGATGCCTTTCTGGTCTGCCAAAGAAGATGCCGAAGCACATAATGTCGAAGAATGGGCAGACTTTAAAGTGCTAGAGATTCCTTTAGATATTTTTGTTGAAGATTGGCTTTTAACTCTGTCTGAAGATGGAGTGCTAGTTGGCACAAACTGGAATGCACAGCTTGAAGGCCGAGAAATGGAACCGTCTGACCTTGCTAAAATGTATCTGGATTAA
- the queE gene encoding 7-carboxy-7-deazaguanine synthase QueE yields the protein MFETIQGEGVFTGVPSVFVRLQECPVGCAWCDTKQTWDALPEDERDFGEIIVKTEDSPTWCRASAESIVNEYQKQAYTAKHIVITGGEPCIYDLRPLTAAFEAIGCQCQIETSGTSEVLATDSTWVTVSPKVAMKGKLPVLDSALQRANEVKHPVATEKDIEQLDELLERANVSSNTTIALQPISQKPRATQLCIDVCVKRNWRLSIQTHKYLSIA from the coding sequence ATGTTCGAAACTATCCAAGGTGAAGGGGTGTTTACTGGTGTCCCTTCAGTATTTGTCCGATTGCAGGAATGCCCTGTAGGGTGCGCGTGGTGTGACACTAAACAAACTTGGGATGCACTTCCAGAAGACGAACGCGACTTTGGCGAAATCATTGTAAAAACTGAAGATTCACCAACTTGGTGCCGTGCATCCGCTGAATCGATCGTTAACGAGTACCAAAAGCAAGCTTACACCGCGAAGCACATTGTGATCACAGGTGGAGAGCCTTGTATATACGACTTACGCCCACTGACGGCTGCATTTGAGGCCATTGGTTGCCAATGCCAAATCGAGACAAGTGGCACCTCGGAAGTGCTTGCGACTGACTCGACGTGGGTGACAGTGTCACCAAAAGTGGCGATGAAAGGAAAGTTGCCTGTTTTGGACTCTGCCCTTCAGCGTGCAAACGAGGTAAAGCACCCTGTTGCAACAGAGAAAGACATAGAGCAATTGGATGAGCTACTGGAGCGTGCAAACGTCTCTTCAAACACGACCATTGCGCTTCAACCTATCAGTCAAAAGCCAAGAGCGACACAGCTGTGTATTGATGTGTGTGTTAAACGCAATTGGCGTCTCTCCATCCAGACACATAAATACCTTAGCATTGCATAA
- a CDS encoding trypsin-like serine protease: MKLSKSLLALAMLPMFASADDLSQTQNHIFQPKIVGGVTADPNDWQFYTQIVSRYGNRSYCGASYIGNGYVLTAAHCVEGDLPSQIAVKIGGSIYNGTDGVRANVSEIHMHPAYRRATLSHDIAVLKLSSVPQGVSAVEIAEGSLTQYASVGDWLTVAGLGRTSEGGISPTRLQEVDVPLVSDATCRQTGGNYTTVGDAAFCAGVPQGGIDSCQGDSGGPIVINRGGVVTQLGVVSWGIGCARPGQYGVYSDIAALRNFVDGVIGTSTQPVDNVSVGYTANQALSSFNVGEIKQHSFVISNTGNTAFTVENINLVGSGVTDAVVVANDQCSQSTLAENTTCRVDVEFGAAQAGEASATLNFAIDKTSTQYQAVAKAQAKSVTAPPSGSCASEWQVSTVYNQGDKASWNGQLWQAQWWTRGDNPAESGPWGVWQSIDSATCSANQLPVETPIEPLLPTQSTQPVQPTQPSQPASGDAYQAGNLYLAGDVVTNHGSTYQCLSWPNSLWCSATPSAYEPGVGSAWSHAWLKL, encoded by the coding sequence TTGAAACTATCCAAATCGTTACTTGCTTTGGCCATGCTGCCAATGTTCGCAAGTGCTGATGATTTATCACAGACGCAAAATCACATCTTTCAACCTAAAATCGTCGGCGGCGTGACAGCCGATCCGAATGATTGGCAGTTCTACACCCAAATCGTAAGTCGATATGGCAACCGTTCATACTGTGGTGCGAGCTACATCGGTAATGGCTATGTATTGACGGCAGCCCACTGTGTGGAAGGCGATCTGCCTAGCCAAATCGCAGTGAAAATTGGTGGCTCTATCTACAACGGAACCGATGGTGTTCGCGCTAATGTGAGCGAAATCCACATGCATCCGGCGTATCGCCGCGCAACACTTTCTCATGATATTGCCGTTTTGAAACTCTCTTCTGTTCCACAAGGTGTTTCTGCAGTTGAAATTGCTGAAGGTAGTTTGACTCAATACGCGAGCGTGGGCGACTGGTTAACGGTTGCGGGCTTGGGAAGAACATCGGAAGGGGGAATATCTCCTACAAGGTTGCAAGAGGTCGATGTACCGCTGGTTTCTGACGCAACATGTCGTCAAACTGGTGGGAACTACACCACGGTTGGTGATGCTGCATTCTGTGCGGGCGTACCACAAGGTGGTATCGATTCGTGTCAAGGTGACAGTGGTGGTCCAATCGTGATTAATCGCGGTGGAGTAGTCACGCAGCTTGGCGTGGTCAGCTGGGGTATTGGGTGTGCGCGTCCAGGTCAGTATGGCGTGTACAGTGATATCGCTGCATTGCGTAACTTTGTTGATGGCGTGATTGGTACGTCAACTCAACCCGTTGATAACGTATCGGTCGGCTATACTGCGAATCAGGCTCTATCTTCGTTCAATGTTGGTGAGATCAAACAGCACAGCTTTGTGATTAGTAACACGGGTAATACAGCATTCACAGTCGAGAATATCAATTTGGTTGGTTCTGGTGTGACGGACGCGGTTGTTGTTGCTAACGATCAGTGTAGCCAGTCAACGCTAGCAGAGAACACGACGTGTCGTGTGGATGTGGAATTTGGTGCTGCACAAGCTGGCGAAGCATCAGCTACACTGAATTTTGCGATTGATAAGACCAGCACACAATATCAAGCCGTTGCGAAAGCTCAAGCAAAATCCGTTACTGCGCCACCATCAGGTAGCTGCGCAAGTGAGTGGCAAGTGAGCACAGTGTACAACCAAGGTGATAAGGCCTCTTGGAATGGACAATTGTGGCAAGCGCAATGGTGGACGCGAGGTGATAACCCAGCTGAATCTGGTCCTTGGGGTGTTTGGCAATCTATCGACAGTGCGACTTGTTCAGCTAACCAGCTGCCAGTCGAAACACCAATTGAGCCGTTGTTACCTACGCAGTCCACACAACCAGTACAACCAACACAGCCATCACAACCTGCTTCTGGGGATGCCTATCAAGCGGGTAACTTGTACCTAGCGGGAGATGTTGTGACTAACCATGGTTCGACTTACCAGTGTTTATCTTGGCCAAACAGCCTTTGGTGCAGTGCAACGCCTAGCGCGTATGAGCCGGGTGTTGGTTCTGCTTGGAGTCACGCTTGGTTGAAACTCTAA
- a CDS encoding OmpA family protein, whose amino-acid sequence MNKFSIPILISALICSGSALAEDKYDYIATPVATQIDDLRDEDDDGVINARDLCPKTAVGAEVDNDGCGTYIKSSDKMNLHILFANDSSVVQPMFSRQIRDMSEFLESYPSTSIELQGYASKVGRAEYNLALSKRRAEAVQRMLINNGVSPERVSIVGYGDTRTSGEVDDEATQAQNRKVVASVVGHKGHVKEEWTIFTKLGN is encoded by the coding sequence ATGAATAAGTTCTCAATTCCTATACTAATTAGTGCTTTGATTTGTAGTGGTTCTGCGTTGGCAGAAGATAAGTACGACTATATTGCGACGCCCGTTGCCACACAGATTGATGATTTACGTGACGAAGATGACGATGGCGTTATTAACGCCCGCGATCTTTGCCCAAAAACAGCGGTAGGCGCTGAAGTCGACAACGATGGATGCGGAACATATATCAAGTCATCAGATAAAATGAATCTGCATATTTTGTTCGCGAACGACTCTAGTGTGGTACAACCTATGTTTTCGAGACAAATTAGAGATATGTCTGAGTTTTTGGAATCATACCCATCAACATCCATCGAGTTACAAGGTTACGCAAGCAAAGTCGGTCGTGCAGAGTATAATTTAGCACTTTCCAAAAGACGTGCAGAAGCGGTTCAACGCATGCTAATTAATAATGGTGTATCGCCTGAACGAGTTTCTATTGTCGGTTATGGTGATACTCGAACATCCGGTGAAGTAGATGACGAAGCGACTCAAGCACAAAACAGAAAGGTCGTTGCTTCGGTCGTGGGTCATAAAGGCCACGTTAAAGAAGAATGGACCATCTTTACTAAACTAGGTAATTAA